A region of Argentina anserina chromosome 5, drPotAnse1.1, whole genome shotgun sequence DNA encodes the following proteins:
- the LOC126796004 gene encoding uncharacterized protein LOC126796004 encodes MRLEMEFEKNCRVGLSPNTVLPTHRHSCVEKRSTKGRPPRRDDLLSIKEGFVEISFQRYRSTSCKAPSRPVGQEGNIDYKRGSIYQSSKEVKEIKKMGTAEGRKKIEKSFSSGSSFSDRIVDTSRSSGEESQHIRASVLSLKPELNVPSPGRPHVESCSLDSILEICVDPDDREEQSAEALGEDPMHLNLRSDPVGGPSNNGNELLERDEVHKLHKSFSAKVEMLHTPSPSESDRSSSVSSKTRFNNIRKVFDPFKKSKSLRSPSYVVDPGGAKTTGMADVTKGRMHQKSLLPVFSNMVQNAGCDPLRINQDYHQSSVASSPVHLHGHIKLLNKHGMPFFEFSLKGSGDVFVARTWKADNGFNWVYTFHAIGGRKKSNASSVGLHGSDRDSSMVGQMQVSCYLCSELKDGAFDNSMLTEFVLYDISHARQIAAENAHSSCTLDDAKHPKGSNQSMEGATLKLEDGSCPMKVKPQHKGSDSNSSAWPFAALHPGLEIAAIVMQVPFEKRENLKYKRGDKVCDKVPANLLKLSTVKQKKEDPDSWNSGNLKVIIPSGNHGLPSAESKGPSSLLDRWRYVGGCDCGGWDMFCPLTVLSNPNIQLADNQLFEDNQQPLELFVQGSKEKKPALTMTMVEDGQYAVDFHAQLSTLQAFSMCVSILHGTETSASVTGQEENKQLSQNNSLKVLKEEVKFLIEAVTEGEKKIVAKRVKKIQPACMLDPPFSPIARV; translated from the exons ATGAGATTAGAGATGGAGTTCGAGAAAAATTGCAGAGTGGGTCTGAGTCCCAACACTGTTCTTCCAACTCATCGGCATTCTTGTGTTGAAAAGAGGAGCACAAAAGGGAGACCACCACGCCGAGATGATCTATTGAGCATCAAGGAGGGGTTTGTGGAAATCAGCTTTCAGCGCTATCGCAGCACTTCCTGTAAGGCACCATCTAGACCTGTTGGACAGGAAGGTAACATTGATTATAAGCGAGGTTCTATATATCAAAGCTCCAAGGAGGTTAaggaaattaagaaaatgggCACTGCTGAGGGAAGGAAAAAGATTGAAAAGTCGTTTAGTAGTGGCTCTTCTTTCTCTGATAGAATTGTTGATACGTCCCGTAGTTCAGGTGAGGAAAGCCAACACATTAGGGCTTCAGTACTGTCTTTGAAACCTGAATTGAATGTACCATCTCCTGGAAGGCCTCATGTGGAGTCGTGTTCACTTGATAGCATTCTAGAAATATGTGTGGATCCTGATGACAGGGAAGAGCAATCAGCTGAAGCTTTAGGAGAAGATCCAATGCATTTGAATCTAAGAAGTGATCCGGTTGGTGGACCGTCTAACAATGGAAATGAACTTCTTGAACGAGATGAAGTTCACAAATTGCACAAGTCATTCTCTGCTAAGGTGGAAATGCTTCATACTCCTTCTCCATCAGAGAGTGATCGCTCGTCCAGTGTGAGCTCAAAGACCCGGTTCAACAATATAAGAAAGGTGTTTGATCCATTTAAGAAGTCCAAGTCATTGCGAAGTCCAAGTTATGTTGTGGATCCTGGGGGAGCCAAAACAACTGGGATGGCAGACGTGACAAAAGGCAGGATGCATCAAAAATCTTTGTTGCCTGTGTTTTCAAATATGGTACAGAATGCAGGTTGTGATCCTCTGCGTATCAACCAAGATTACCACCAGTCTAGTGTAGCATCTTCGCCGGTTCACCTACATGGCCATATTAAGTTACTAAATAAACATGGGATGCCATTTTTTGAGTTCTCATTGAAGGGATCAGGGGATGTCTTCGTGGCCAGGACATGGAAAGCGGATAATGGTTTTAACTGGGTGTATACCTTTCATGCCATTGGTGGTAGAAAGAAGAGCAACGCCAGCAGTGTTGGATTGCATGGTAGCGATAGAGACTCTTCAATGGTGGGACAAATGCAAGTTTCTTGTTATCTATGTTCAGAACTAAAAGATGGAGCTTTTGACAATTCCATGTTGACTGAGTTTGTTTTGTATGATATTTCTCATGCAAGGCAAATTGCAGCAGAAAACGCACACTCTAGTTGTACCCTTGATGATGCGAAACATCCCAAAGGTTCCAATCAGAGCATGGAGGGTGCAACTTTAAAGTTGGAAGACGGGTCTTGTCCAATGAAGGTCAAACCTCAACACAAGGGTAGTGATTCCAATTCTTCAGCCTGGCCATTTGCAGCTTTGCATCCAGGTCTTGAAATTGCAGCCATTGTTATGCAAGTTCCatttgaaaagagagagaactTGAAATACAAGAGAGGGGATAAGGTATGTGATAAAGTACCTGCAAACCTTCTTAAGCTCTCTACGGTCAAACAGAAGAAGGAAGACCCTGATAGTTGGAACTCAGGAAACTTGAAGGTGATAATTCCATCTGGAAACCATGGTTTGCCAAGTGCTGAAAGCAAGGGTCCTTCATCATTACTAGATCGATGGAGATATGTTGGTGGTTGTGACTGTGGTGGCTGGGACATGTTCTGTCCTCTTACTGTGTTAAGTAATCCCAACATTCAGTTAGCTGataatcaattatttgaagaTAATCAGCAGCCTTTGGAACTATTTGTTCAG ggatcaaaggagaaaaaaccAGCATTGACCATGACAATGGTTGAAGATGGACAGTATGCAGTTGATTTTCATGCACAGTTATCAACATTACAAGCATTCTCTATGTGTGTTTCCATTCTGCATGGTACAGAAACATCAGCATCAGTCACTGGGCAGGAAGAAAACAAACAGTTGTCCCAGAACAATTCTTTGAAAGTGCTTAAAGAGGAAGTGAAGTTCTTAATTGAAGCAGTCACAGAAGGTGAGAAGAAGATAGTAGCCAAGAGGGTGAAAAAGATCCAACCAGCTTGTATGCTCGATCCTCCCTTCTCTCCTATTGCACGAGTATAG